A single window of Pirellulales bacterium DNA harbors:
- a CDS encoding TIGR03960 family B12-binding radical SAM protein, whose translation MLNATLRDMVTRHILPRVSQPAQYVGGELNIVRKDHRTVRGKLCLAFPDMYSIGMSHHGLQVLYSLMNGKGDWACERAFTPWIDMEAELRKHNLPLYSLENFRPLVEFDVLGFTLQYEICTSNVLTMLDLGGIPLRSALRTMEHPLVIAGGPCAQNPEPLAPFIDLFVSGDGEPSLPLIGEEWMRLKGSVLRGQVSAEKGRQIREEALAQLAAKLPFAYVPRFYEPEYFPDGRIATINRIRGDVPETIEPSVIKDLDDTPLPTAPILPYVECVHDRIAIEIMRGCPWQCRFCQSTVIKRPLRTREVETIVQAALESYRRTGHHEVSLLSLSTSDYPFFEQLVRRMKEVMYPLGVSISFPSLRVNEALRVVAAMIGTERHSGMTLAPEVARDDMREQIRKKIRNEDLYEGCREAFSNGIDKVKLYFMCGLPGEREVDLDGMIDMAETIASIGKEVRGRCVQVTASVSNFVPKPHTPYQWNAMQRREYFHWAHQYLKRRVKIRSVKVKCHNVETSMLEGLLSRGDRRVAEVVELAWRRGARLDSWTENLKPELWRQALADCGLNFDDMVHRSSEIGDRLPWDHINVKKGRTYLEKEHGRSVVQLEAMAGAK comes from the coding sequence ATGCTCAACGCGACCCTTAGAGACATGGTCACTCGACATATTCTGCCGCGCGTTTCGCAACCGGCGCAATATGTCGGCGGCGAGTTGAATATCGTCCGGAAAGATCACCGCACCGTCCGCGGCAAGCTCTGCTTGGCGTTTCCCGACATGTACAGCATCGGCATGAGCCATCACGGCTTGCAGGTGTTGTATTCCCTGATGAACGGCAAGGGGGACTGGGCTTGTGAGCGGGCGTTTACGCCGTGGATCGACATGGAGGCGGAGCTTCGCAAGCACAATCTGCCGCTGTATAGCCTGGAGAATTTCAGGCCGCTCGTCGAGTTCGATGTGCTGGGCTTCACGCTGCAATATGAGATCTGCACGAGCAATGTACTGACAATGCTCGACCTCGGCGGCATTCCCCTGCGCAGCGCTCTGCGTACGATGGAACATCCGCTCGTGATCGCTGGCGGGCCGTGTGCGCAGAATCCCGAGCCACTTGCGCCGTTTATCGATTTATTCGTCAGCGGCGACGGAGAGCCGAGTTTGCCGCTCATTGGTGAGGAGTGGATGCGGCTCAAGGGTTCAGTGCTCAGGGGTCAGGTGTCGGCGGAGAAGGGGAGGCAAATTCGGGAGGAAGCACTCGCGCAGCTTGCGGCGAAGTTGCCGTTTGCCTACGTGCCGCGGTTTTATGAACCCGAGTATTTTCCCGACGGACGGATCGCCACGATCAATCGCATTCGCGGCGATGTGCCGGAAACCATCGAACCCTCGGTCATCAAGGATCTCGACGACACGCCGCTGCCGACCGCGCCGATTTTGCCGTATGTCGAATGCGTTCACGACCGCATCGCCATCGAAATCATGCGCGGCTGTCCTTGGCAATGTCGATTTTGCCAAAGCACCGTGATTAAGCGGCCGCTGCGGACGCGCGAAGTCGAAACCATTGTGCAAGCGGCGCTCGAATCATATCGCCGCACTGGGCACCACGAAGTTTCACTGTTGTCGCTATCGACGAGCGATTATCCTTTTTTTGAGCAACTGGTCCGACGGATGAAAGAAGTGATGTATCCGCTCGGCGTCAGCATTTCTTTTCCCAGCTTGCGCGTGAACGAAGCGCTGCGAGTCGTGGCGGCGATGATTGGCACCGAGCGACATTCCGGAATGACGTTGGCCCCCGAAGTCGCCCGCGACGACATGCGCGAGCAAATTCGCAAGAAAATCCGCAATGAAGACTTGTACGAAGGTTGCCGCGAAGCGTTCAGCAATGGCATCGACAAGGTGAAGCTCTACTTCATGTGCGGCTTGCCCGGCGAGCGCGAAGTGGACCTGGACGGCATGATCGACATGGCCGAAACGATTGCCAGCATCGGCAAGGAAGTCCGCGGCCGGTGTGTCCAAGTCACCGCCAGTGTGTCGAACTTTGTGCCCAAGCCACATACGCCGTATCAGTGGAATGCCATGCAACGCCGCGAGTATTTTCATTGGGCGCATCAATATCTCAAACGCCGCGTGAAAATCCGCAGCGTGAAGGTGAAGTGCCACAATGTGGAAACGAGCATGCTCGAAGGACTGCTCAGTCGCGGCGATCGGCGCGTGGCAGAAGTCGTGGAACTCGCCTGGCGTCGCGGCGCGCGACTCGATAGCTGGACGGAAAATCTCAAACCCGAACTCTGGCGGCAAGCGCTGGCCGACTGCGGATTGAACTTCGACGACATGGTCCATCGATCCAGCGAAATTGGCGACCGCCTGCCGTGGGATCATATCAATGTAAAGAAGGGCCGCACCTATTTAGAGAAAGAACACGGCCGCAGCGTCGTGCAGCTCGAAGCGATGGCGGGGGCGAAGTAA
- a CDS encoding Cof-type HAD-IIB family hydrolase, with protein MSRYRLLALDIDGTLVNSRDELTSATIAAIQQAYDADIRVVLATGRRYSRTLHFVEPLKLDVPLITASGALIKDPIDHRTLFRAEFGNGVLEGALKLIGAGGYDAVLYADTYAEGFDFYAPKLISTQFELAEYFERNVQVIREWPTLMTAPPPGIFAGFACAQKPPMLELADEMMRQYPQDLQVHVIRSPRYTGWMCEFAPGGISKWSAVQHLARDWGIAEEEICAVGDDVNDIPMVRGAGLGVAMGNAVAELKAAADRVAPCHDSDGLVEVVRWLLN; from the coding sequence ATGTCTCGGTATCGCCTGCTTGCGCTCGACATCGACGGCACGCTCGTCAACAGCCGCGATGAACTCACTTCCGCCACGATCGCAGCGATCCAACAAGCCTACGATGCTGATATCCGTGTCGTGCTTGCGACCGGCCGCCGCTATTCGCGAACCTTGCATTTCGTGGAACCGCTCAAGCTTGACGTCCCACTCATCACAGCAAGCGGCGCACTCATTAAAGACCCGATCGATCATCGCACCCTATTTCGCGCCGAGTTTGGGAACGGTGTGCTCGAAGGCGCACTCAAACTGATCGGTGCGGGCGGTTACGACGCCGTGCTCTATGCCGATACGTATGCCGAAGGATTCGATTTCTACGCGCCAAAACTCATTTCAACTCAGTTTGAACTCGCCGAATACTTCGAGCGAAATGTGCAAGTCATTCGCGAATGGCCGACGCTGATGACCGCCCCGCCGCCGGGCATTTTCGCCGGTTTCGCCTGCGCCCAAAAGCCGCCGATGTTGGAACTGGCCGACGAAATGATGCGGCAGTATCCGCAGGACTTGCAAGTCCACGTCATCCGCAGCCCCCGATACACCGGCTGGATGTGCGAATTCGCCCCCGGTGGCATCAGCAAGTGGTCGGCCGTGCAACACTTGGCCCGCGATTGGGGCATCGCCGAAGAAGAAATCTGCGCCGTCGGCGACGATGTGAACGACATTCCAATGGTCCGCGGCGCAGGTTTGGGCGTTGCAATGGGTAACGCCGTTGCGGAACTCAAGGCGGCGGCGGATCGCGTCGCGCCGTGTCACGATAGTGACGGGCTAGTAGAAGTTGTGCGCTGGCTACTGAACTGA
- a CDS encoding peptidase → MGNLSRPVHFALAAALAIQATARSDTITMNDGRHIDGTVSQLNTMQVGAGAPAAPATKLIVMVTDGLRRYYVPARLVRGADPAPPDGSRLEEFNVPQPAATAGQHIGGVGAIVGITPWDDFGRRKFTMLGGPTGQIDILQGITKITPVYCVVEALQTKSNAAQTYVWEMRIAASSIPRETLAAILERLVDKTNVDQRLKVVKLFLQQQRFRDAENELSRIIKEFPDRANLRAVAKEIKQSFAGQLLDEIETRTAAGQYGVARYMLDNFPSDDVGGQILQRVRAKIEEHDEQRERGETIVKQLAALAAGLPDSALREKVEPLVKEITADMRIGTLDRMATYRRFADDPKSTPEQKLSLAISGWLLGANEASENLVSTLAQAETRDLIVDYLRTNSNEKVKQDDIIGKIKKQEFRTPKLIAALLGKMKPSRDLPTVDEDGFYQLSVPSVATESDVAYFVQLPPEYDPHGSYPCVISLNGAGSTPQAQIEWWAGAAAPAGENRLRMGQASRHGYIIVAPTWSKPHQKQFESSAREHHAVLSVLRDACRHFAIDTDRVFVSGHDMGAAAAWEIGLAHPDLWAGVIPIVPPSANVMIRKYSPNAEFVPLYFVGGEKDGDTMIKNSSEFDDYINRTKPYDATIVEFLGRGHEHFSDEIIRIFDWMGRKRRNYAPREFHVVTQRETDSFFWWVELQSFQPPPRPMQIESRLTANNGISVSCGAKATVLLSPDVVDFSRPFTVTLNGRPLRGAARLQPDIAVILEDSRSRGERKHPFWAKLE, encoded by the coding sequence ATGGGTAATTTATCACGGCCCGTCCATTTCGCTTTGGCAGCGGCCCTTGCCATTCAGGCTACGGCGCGATCCGACACGATTACGATGAACGATGGGCGTCACATTGACGGCACGGTTTCGCAGCTCAACACAATGCAAGTTGGCGCCGGCGCGCCGGCGGCCCCAGCGACCAAGCTCATTGTCATGGTCACCGACGGCCTGCGTCGCTATTACGTTCCTGCAAGACTCGTGCGCGGAGCCGATCCAGCGCCTCCCGATGGCTCGCGGCTGGAAGAGTTCAACGTGCCGCAGCCTGCCGCAACCGCCGGCCAACACATTGGCGGCGTAGGCGCAATTGTGGGGATCACGCCCTGGGACGATTTTGGGCGGCGCAAATTTACCATGCTCGGCGGGCCGACCGGGCAGATCGACATTTTGCAGGGCATCACCAAGATCACTCCGGTGTATTGCGTGGTGGAAGCGCTACAGACCAAGTCGAACGCGGCGCAGACCTACGTCTGGGAAATGCGCATCGCCGCCTCGTCGATTCCACGAGAAACGCTGGCGGCCATCCTTGAGCGGCTTGTGGACAAAACCAACGTCGATCAGCGGCTGAAAGTCGTTAAGTTGTTTCTTCAGCAACAGCGCTTTCGCGATGCCGAAAATGAACTCAGCAGAATCATCAAGGAATTTCCCGATCGCGCCAATCTAAGAGCCGTCGCCAAAGAAATCAAGCAGAGCTTCGCCGGCCAGCTTTTGGACGAAATCGAGACGCGGACTGCTGCCGGCCAGTATGGCGTGGCCCGCTACATGTTAGACAATTTTCCATCAGACGACGTCGGCGGGCAAATTCTGCAGCGGGTTCGCGCAAAAATTGAAGAGCACGACGAGCAGCGAGAGCGCGGCGAAACTATTGTCAAGCAACTGGCGGCACTCGCGGCAGGCTTGCCGGACTCCGCGCTGCGCGAAAAGGTTGAGCCGCTAGTCAAGGAAATCACCGCGGACATGCGGATCGGAACGCTCGACCGAATGGCCACCTATCGCCGGTTCGCCGACGATCCCAAGAGCACGCCCGAGCAAAAGTTGTCGCTTGCGATCAGCGGCTGGTTGCTGGGGGCGAATGAGGCGTCGGAAAACCTCGTCTCGACGCTCGCCCAAGCCGAAACGCGGGATTTGATCGTCGATTATCTGCGGACCAATTCCAACGAAAAGGTGAAGCAAGACGACATCATCGGCAAAATCAAGAAGCAAGAATTTCGCACGCCGAAACTGATCGCGGCCCTGCTCGGCAAGATGAAACCGTCGCGCGACTTGCCGACGGTCGATGAAGATGGGTTCTATCAACTGTCGGTGCCGAGTGTGGCGACTGAAAGCGACGTCGCGTATTTCGTGCAATTGCCGCCGGAGTACGATCCACATGGCTCCTATCCCTGCGTCATTTCTCTGAACGGCGCCGGCAGCACGCCGCAAGCTCAGATCGAATGGTGGGCGGGGGCTGCGGCTCCGGCCGGCGAAAATCGCTTGCGAATGGGGCAAGCGTCGCGGCACGGCTACATCATCGTTGCTCCGACTTGGAGCAAACCGCACCAGAAGCAGTTCGAGAGTTCCGCGCGCGAGCATCATGCGGTCCTTTCGGTGCTGCGCGACGCTTGCCGGCATTTTGCCATCGACACCGATCGCGTGTTCGTCAGCGGACACGATATGGGGGCCGCTGCGGCATGGGAAATCGGACTGGCGCATCCCGATTTGTGGGCCGGCGTGATTCCGATCGTTCCACCGTCGGCAAACGTGATGATCCGAAAGTATTCTCCCAATGCCGAATTCGTTCCGCTCTATTTTGTCGGCGGCGAAAAAGATGGCGACACTATGATTAAGAATTCTTCGGAGTTCGACGACTACATTAATCGAACAAAGCCCTACGACGCCACCATCGTCGAGTTTCTCGGTCGCGGGCACGAACATTTCTCCGACGAAATCATTCGCATCTTCGATTGGATGGGGCGTAAGCGAAGAAATTATGCGCCGCGCGAATTTCACGTCGTCACGCAGCGCGAAACCGACAGCTTCTTCTGGTGGGTCGAACTGCAATCGTTCCAACCGCCGCCCCGACCTATGCAAATCGAATCGCGATTGACGGCCAACAACGGCATCAGCGTCAGTTGCGGAGCAAAGGCGACCGTCCTATTATCGCCCGATGTCGTCGATTTTTCGCGGCCGTTTACGGTCACGCTCAACGGAAGACCGCTCCGAGGGGCCGCAAGACTTCAGCCCGATATCGCGGTGATTCTGGAGGACTCCCGCAGCCGTGGTGAGCGCAAGCACCCATTTTGGGCAAAACTAGAGTGA